The Sylvia atricapilla isolate bSylAtr1 chromosome 5, bSylAtr1.pri, whole genome shotgun sequence genome includes a window with the following:
- the PDE6H gene encoding retinal cone rhodopsin-sensitive cGMP 3',5'-cyclic phosphodiesterase subunit gamma yields the protein MSETPAANLNTGDAPTGPTTPRKGPPKFKQRQTRQFKSKPPKKGVRGFGDDIPGMEGLGTDITVICPWEAFSHLELHELAQFGII from the exons ATGAGTGAGACCCCAGCTGCCAACCTCAACACTGGAGATGCTCCAACTGGTCCCACCACACCACGCAAGGGGCCTCCCAAGTTCAAGCAGAGACAGACAAGGCAGTTCAAGAgcaaaccccccaaaaaaggagTAAGAGG GTTTGGAGATGACATCCCAGGCATggaggggctgggcacag ATATCACCGTGATTTGCCCATGGGAAGCTTTCAGCCATCTGGAACTGCACGAGCTGGCCCAGTTTGGGATCATCTAA